The Terracoccus luteus genome includes a region encoding these proteins:
- a CDS encoding SigE family RNA polymerase sigma factor — protein sequence MTRGSDEEFIAFVSSSSPGLLRLAWMLSGSESTAEEMVQDALSRVYPRWQSVSASAPLAYARRVLINVNIDRIRARSREGVTVHGAVPERGAVSSVVEDRDHVVRMLQILPPRERQVVVLRCYVGLPEREVADLLGISLGNVKAAGSRGLSKLRGHLKKVEARS from the coding sequence GTGACTCGCGGTAGCGACGAGGAGTTCATCGCCTTCGTGTCCTCCTCCTCGCCTGGGTTACTACGGCTGGCGTGGATGCTCAGCGGCAGTGAAAGCACGGCGGAGGAGATGGTCCAAGACGCGCTGTCGAGGGTCTACCCGCGGTGGCAGTCGGTGAGCGCCTCGGCGCCCCTGGCCTATGCCAGACGGGTGCTGATCAACGTGAACATCGACCGGATCCGCGCACGTTCTCGTGAGGGGGTCACCGTTCACGGCGCGGTCCCGGAGCGCGGCGCGGTTTCCTCGGTCGTTGAAGACCGCGACCACGTTGTCCGGATGCTGCAGATCCTTCCCCCGCGCGAGCGTCAGGTCGTGGTCCTGCGGTGCTACGTCGGGCTCCCGGAACGTGAAGTGGCCGACCTGCTCGGTATCAGCCTCGGCAACGTCAAGGCAGCCGGCTCCAGAGGGCTGTCCAAGCTGCGAGGCCACCTGAAGAAAGTCGAGGCAAGGTCATGA